The DNA segment TCAGCTCGTATGCGTTCGATACGGTCTATGCCAGCCCGATGGTGCGGGCCATGGAGACGGCCGAGCGAATTGTGCCAGACCAACCAATTGTGCCGGTGCCGGAGATCGTCGAGGCCGACGTCGGGCGTTGGCTGGGACGCGATTGGCAGGACATCCAAAACGCCGAGCCGGAAGCTTATCGGTTACACCTGGAAGACCCGTCGATTCATCCTTACCCCGAAGGAGAATCGGCCACGGATGTTGCCCGGCGAACGGTGCCAGCGCTGACCAAGATCCTGCAAGAGAATCTAGGGAAACGCGTTCTTGTGGTCGCGCATAACATTGTCATTCGCGTGATGGTGGCTCACCTTTATCAGATTCCGTTGAAGCAAATGCGAACGATTCGACAAGATAACTGTTGCGTGAATCTTATTCGATATCAGCAGGAAAAAGGGGAACTGGTTACCTGCAATTCTTCGTTTCATTTGCGCGCACTGAATCAATAATCAGCGTACGGGTCTGCCGGAATTTTCGCGACCAGTTCTCGCAGACGTTCTTCGAGTTCGGCCTGGCCGTCGACGATCTGGGCTTCGATGGTCAGGGCCCAGAGCGGCTTATCCATGAAGCGATCGAGACCGATCTTGACCAGGTCTTTGTGCGTGCAAACGACCGCGTCGACTTCGTTATGCTCGGTGGTCCAATGCTCTAGAGCGTGGATGTCTTCACGCTGGTAAGCGTGATGGTCGTCGAATTCCCGTAGCTCGACCACGTCGATCCCGGCATCGTTCAGCGTGTGGCGAAATCCACTCGGGTTGCCAATCCCG comes from the Bremerella alba genome and includes:
- a CDS encoding histidine phosphatase family protein, encoding MSDSLSEETCWMFLVRHGATDFNLKKPTVLQGNGINGPLAAIGREQASLTGKFLSSYAFDTVYASPMVRAMETAERIVPDQPIVPVPEIVEADVGRWLGRDWQDIQNAEPEAYRLHLEDPSIHPYPEGESATDVARRTVPALTKILQENLGKRVLVVAHNIVIRVMVAHLYQIPLKQMRTIRQDNCCVNLIRYQQEKGELVTCNSSFHLRALNQ